The proteins below come from a single Cololabis saira isolate AMF1-May2022 chromosome 2, fColSai1.1, whole genome shotgun sequence genomic window:
- the LOC133464185 gene encoding UDP-glucuronosyltransferase 2C1-like yields the protein MNTMITMRLICCCSALLLLLLTPRSCEGGNILVVPTDGSHWINMDILLQALHSRGHKITIVRSSKSWYIKDKSSYYNSYTVPVERTLDKALISKLVFENIQFERGALPFASFLQSSIGVLGMFTEAHRAIGEFASATLDDSKLIKTLNESKFDLMLTDPCWGVGVILAKYLNLPLVYNVRWLIPQEAHLAIAPSPVSYVPIIGSGNTDKMTFFQRVKNMILYLINQLQNSLIVKEVYQPICDKHLGPDYNFNQILLDADIWLMRVDFVFDYPRPTMPNVVYMGGFQCKPAKPLPEHLEEFVQSSGEHGVIIMSLGTFVSKLPDDMADVIAATFAKLPQKVIWRYKGKRPATLGTNTLVVDWMPQNDLLGHRKIKLFVAHGGTNGVQEAMYHGVPVVGLPLFFDQYDNFVRLQERGAAKTLSIATVDKDDNFLKAIREVLNDPSYRMNMQRLSRLHRDQPMKPLDTALFWIEFVLRHKGAAHLKAQFYTMSRFTYHSVDVVLFLTGALLLMFLSFFILIRCLWNVMCKQKVKRH from the coding sequence ATGAGGCTGATCTGTTGCTGCAGTGCTTTGCTGCTGCTCCTTCTCACTCCCAGATCATGTGAAGGTGGAAACATCTTGGTCGTTCCTACCGACGGAAGCCACTGGATCAACATGGATATTCTACTTCAAGCTCTGCACTCCAGAGGACACAAAATAACTATTGTGCGATCCAGCAAGAGCTGGTACATCAAGGATAAGTCCTCTTATTACAATTCCTACACGGTTCCTGTGGAGAGAACCCTGGACAAGGCGTTGATCTCTAAACTTGTATTTGAGAACATACAATTTGAACGAGGTGCCCTCCCCTTCGCAAGTTTCCTCCAGTCATCTATTGGGGTGTTGGGAATGTTTACTGAGGCTCACAGAGCTATAGGTGAGTTTGCTTCAGCTACGCTGGATGATTCAAAGTTGATAAAAACCTTAAACGAGAGCAAGTTTGACCTGATGCTCACTGACCCTTGCTGGGGAGTTGGAGTTATTTTGGCCAAATATTTGAACCTTCCTTTGGTTTATAATGTTCGCTGGTTGATACCCCAAGAGGCTCATCTTGCCATCGCTCCATCACCCGTATCCTACGTTCCTATAATAGGATCTGGAAACACTGATAAAATGACCTTCTTTCAGAGAGTTAAAAACATGATCTTATATTTAATAAACCAGTTGCAAAACAGTTTAATAGTTAAGGAAGTATACCAACCAATATGCGACAAACATCTTGGTCCTGATTATAATTTTAATCAGATATTGCTTGATGCAGACATTTGGCTGATGAGAGTGGATTTTGTGTTTGACTATCCACGGCCCACAATGCCTAATGTTGTGTACATGGGAGGGTTCCAGTGTAAACCTGCAAAACCTCTTCCTGAACATCTGGAGGAGTTTGTGCAGAGTTCTGGAGAGCATGGAGTCATCATCATGTCTCTGGGAACATTTGTTAGTAAACTTCCTGATGACATGGCAGATGTGATTGCTGCAACTTTTGCTAAATTACCACAGAAAGTCATCTGGAGGTATAAAGGAAAGAGACCTGCCACCCTGGGCACAAACACTCTGGTGGTGGACTGGATGCCCCAGAATGACCTCTTAGGGCATCGAAAGATAAAGCTGTTTGTGGCTCACGGAGGAACAAACGGAGTCCAAGAAGCCATGTATCACGGAGTTCCAGTTGTGGGTCTGCCCTTGTTTTTTGACCAGTATGACAACTTTGTCCGTCTGCAAGAGAGAGGAGCTGCTAAAACTCTCTCAATAGCTACAGTGGACAAAGATGACAACTTCCTTAAGGCCATACGAGAAGTCCTAAACGATCCCTCCTATAGGATGAACATGCAGAGACTCTCCAGACTGCACAGAGATCAACCAATGAAGCCGCTGGACACGGCTCTCTTCTGGATCGAGTTCGTCCTGAGACACAAAGGTGCTGCTCACCTGAAAGCCCAGTTTTACACAATGTCCAGGTTCACGTACCACTCTGTAGATGTAGTTCTGTTCCTGACTGGAGCGCTGCTGCTCATGTTTTTATCCTTCTTCATTCTCATCAGGTGTTTATGGAATGTGATGTGTAAGCAGAAAGTGAAACGACACTAA